A single window of uncultured Sunxiuqinia sp. DNA harbors:
- a CDS encoding ABC transporter ATP-binding protein, translated as MFSKLKFLLSYTHKYRWWYTGGLFFLALTVWVSVTIPEFIQQSIDLIEKGRIGNESEFHKNVLIIVGLALILILVRTFSRILIFIPARLIEKQLKGEMFKKLSSFGKDYYDLNSTGNIISRINNDINGVRMITGFGILQIGNIILSLSLTPYKMWELSPELTLLCVIPMIVVFIVVRVGMAIMVKNTRAQMSILQKLSGKTISFLSGNSVIKSYNIYPWAEEEVHKESVSLYKRTLKISWIRSFIMPLLGNLGQILKIVVLFVGGMYVINGKFTIGELTAYMAYAALLSHPIMGLGWVLTVFQQGFVGISSLQTILNREGTDDHRKALPIQAKEQLFKEGIRVKDLSFTYHNGDKPVLKDISFSIKPGQVVGITGQVGSGKTTLINCLNGYLRPEKGMIYMGKQDTADLRSEDIRSIVRTVTQEVFLFSDTIENNIIFGAEKSAVKNEFDDVIYKSAFYDDLNRLTKQEKTLVGEKGIMLSGGQKQRISLARALYTPCDLLILDDVFSAVDTDTERFLIKQIFDHHPAKSLLVIANRISVLEKTDFTIVLEEGQMVAKGNHQELLQSSDFYREILTLQQEN; from the coding sequence ATGTTTTCGAAACTGAAATTTTTACTAAGCTACACACATAAATATCGCTGGTGGTATACCGGAGGATTGTTCTTTCTGGCGCTCACGGTTTGGGTATCGGTTACTATTCCCGAATTCATACAACAAAGTATCGACCTGATTGAGAAGGGACGCATAGGCAACGAATCGGAATTCCACAAAAATGTACTGATAATTGTGGGACTTGCGTTAATACTTATACTCGTGAGAACCTTTTCGCGAATCCTTATTTTTATTCCTGCGCGCCTTATTGAGAAACAACTAAAAGGCGAAATGTTTAAAAAGCTGTCCTCTTTTGGAAAAGACTATTACGATTTAAACTCTACCGGAAATATTATTTCTCGAATCAATAACGACATCAACGGCGTACGCATGATTACCGGATTTGGTATTTTACAAATCGGAAATATCATCCTCTCTCTTTCGCTCACCCCTTACAAAATGTGGGAACTATCACCCGAACTAACCTTGCTGTGCGTTATTCCGATGATCGTTGTTTTTATTGTTGTTCGCGTTGGAATGGCAATTATGGTTAAAAACACCCGGGCACAAATGAGTATTCTCCAAAAGTTATCGGGGAAAACAATTTCCTTTTTATCAGGAAATAGTGTCATTAAAAGTTACAACATCTACCCATGGGCTGAAGAGGAAGTCCACAAAGAAAGTGTTTCGCTGTATAAAAGGACACTTAAAATCAGCTGGATTCGCTCGTTCATTATGCCACTTCTGGGGAACCTTGGACAAATCCTTAAGATCGTTGTGCTTTTTGTAGGCGGAATGTATGTCATTAATGGAAAATTTACGATTGGAGAGCTGACTGCTTACATGGCATATGCAGCCTTGTTAAGTCATCCAATTATGGGATTGGGCTGGGTACTTACCGTATTTCAACAAGGTTTTGTTGGTATTAGCAGCTTGCAAACTATTTTAAACCGCGAGGGAACCGACGATCATAGAAAAGCCTTGCCGATTCAGGCGAAAGAGCAACTTTTCAAAGAAGGAATTCGGGTAAAAGACCTTAGTTTTACCTACCACAACGGGGACAAACCCGTTTTGAAAGATATTTCATTTTCGATAAAACCAGGGCAGGTTGTTGGTATCACCGGACAGGTTGGTTCGGGTAAGACAACTTTGATAAACTGCCTGAATGGTTATCTGCGTCCTGAAAAGGGAATGATTTATATGGGCAAACAAGATACGGCTGATTTGCGAAGTGAAGATATTCGATCAATCGTTCGAACCGTAACGCAAGAGGTATTTCTGTTTTCAGATACGATTGAAAACAATATTATTTTTGGCGCAGAGAAATCGGCTGTGAAAAACGAATTTGACGATGTGATTTATAAAAGTGCCTTTTATGATGATTTAAATCGCCTGACCAAGCAAGAAAAAACATTGGTTGGAGAGAAAGGCATCATGCTTTCGGGCGGGCAGAAACAACGAATTAGTCTGGCTCGCGCACTCTACACTCCTTGCGATTTGCTAATTCTTGATGATGTATTTTCGGCCGTAGATACGGACACCGAGCGATTCCTGATCAAACAGATTTTCGATCATCATCCTGCAAAGAGCCTGTTGGTTATTGCGAACCGGATAAGTGTACTCGAAAAAACGGACTTCACAATTGTTCTGGAAGAAGGGCAAATGGTAGCCAAAGGCAACCACCAGGAGTTACTTCAATCATCAGATTTTTACCGGGAGATTTTAACCCTGCAACAAGAAAACTAA
- a CDS encoding glutamate--cysteine ligase produces MTETERNIAILHKSQLVEYFEKGNKEPQDWGIGTEHEKFLFQIGDFKRLTYNSKTGIRTILEHMRQNDWQPIMEQEHLIGLRKNGASITLEPGGQFELSGRNFKTIHDTYIETKKHFEELKLICQKLNFFSLPMGIDPITKLEDTPWMPKERYKIMRNYMPTKGNLGLQMMTNTATIQVNLDYDSEKDMIVKMRIAQALQPIVSAIFANSPFSAGKPNGYLSYRSKIWNDTDPDRCGFLPFLFDEGFGFERWVDYLLDIPMYFIYRDGKYISANDITFRDFMTGKHELSPTLEDWETHTSTVFPDVRLKQFIEMRGADASCTSHIASLSALWVGLLYDGQSRDEAYKMVSDWDIETIQSVRSQVPKRGLKAASGNINVGEVAKKLYQIAVDGLIRRSVISNSEDEAQYLEPVRRITASGITQAERLLDRYHNKYNSNLTALLDNWQTLQLQSCPNE; encoded by the coding sequence ATGACAGAAACAGAACGTAACATAGCAATATTGCATAAATCGCAATTAGTTGAATACTTTGAAAAAGGAAACAAAGAACCTCAGGATTGGGGTATTGGCACCGAGCATGAGAAATTTCTTTTTCAAATTGGTGATTTTAAACGACTAACCTACAATTCAAAAACAGGTATCCGCACCATTTTGGAACACATGCGGCAAAATGACTGGCAGCCCATCATGGAACAAGAACACCTGATTGGCTTGCGTAAAAATGGTGCATCAATCACTCTCGAACCAGGCGGTCAGTTCGAATTGTCAGGCCGAAACTTTAAAACGATCCACGATACCTATATTGAAACGAAGAAGCATTTTGAAGAACTGAAGTTGATTTGTCAAAAACTCAATTTTTTCAGTTTGCCAATGGGAATTGATCCCATTACCAAACTGGAGGATACGCCATGGATGCCCAAGGAACGCTACAAAATCATGCGTAACTACATGCCAACCAAAGGGAATTTAGGCTTGCAAATGATGACCAATACAGCCACGATCCAAGTTAACCTCGATTATGACAGTGAAAAAGATATGATTGTAAAAATGCGCATTGCACAAGCACTGCAACCAATTGTTTCCGCCATTTTTGCGAATTCACCATTCTCGGCAGGCAAACCCAATGGTTACCTCAGCTACCGTTCAAAAATATGGAACGACACCGACCCGGATCGTTGCGGATTCTTGCCTTTTCTTTTCGATGAGGGATTTGGCTTTGAACGCTGGGTTGATTATTTGTTGGATATCCCAATGTATTTCATTTATCGCGATGGAAAATACATTTCAGCCAATGACATCACCTTCCGAGATTTTATGACCGGAAAGCACGAGCTGTCTCCAACATTGGAAGATTGGGAAACACATACGTCCACCGTTTTTCCGGATGTTCGATTAAAGCAATTCATCGAAATGCGTGGTGCCGATGCCAGTTGCACCTCGCACATAGCCTCACTTTCGGCACTTTGGGTCGGATTACTCTACGATGGACAAAGTCGCGACGAAGCCTATAAAATGGTATCTGACTGGGATATTGAAACAATTCAAAGTGTAAGAAGTCAGGTTCCAAAACGAGGACTAAAAGCAGCATCTGGAAACATTAATGTTGGCGAAGTAGCCAAAAAGCTATATCAAATTGCCGTAGACGGACTGATTCGGCGGTCAGTAATTTCCAATTCCGAAGATGAAGCTCAATATCTTGAGCCGGTTCGAAGAATTACGGCAAGTGGAATTACTCAGGCTGAAAGATTATTGGATCGCTACCACAACAAATATAATAGTAACTTAACCGCGCTCCTTGATAATTGGCAGACGTTGCAATTACAAAGTTGTCCGAACGAATAA